From one Basilea psittacipulmonis DSM 24701 genomic stretch:
- the minD gene encoding septum site-determining protein MinD, whose protein sequence is MARVIVVTSGKGGVGKTTTSASFSAGLALRGHKTAVIDFDVGLRNLDLIMGCERRVVYDFVNVIQGEASLKQALIKDKQIENLYILPASQTRDKDALSKEGVGRVIDELKKMGFEYIVCDSPAGIETGALMAAYFADDALVVTNPEVSSVRDSDRILGILSAKTKRAEEGVEPVKEFLVLTRYNPKRVEDGEMLSIKDIEDILHIDLIGVIPESENILLASNTGTPAILLKDTDVSEAYSDIVARYLGEQRPMRFTEYVKPSLMKRIFGGK, encoded by the coding sequence ATGGCTCGAGTTATCGTTGTCACATCAGGAAAAGGTGGTGTGGGAAAAACCACCACAAGTGCTAGTTTTTCAGCTGGTTTAGCTTTACGAGGTCATAAAACAGCGGTTATCGATTTTGACGTTGGTTTGCGTAACCTAGATTTAATCATGGGTTGCGAGCGTCGCGTTGTTTATGATTTTGTGAATGTAATTCAAGGCGAAGCAAGTCTCAAACAGGCACTGATTAAAGACAAGCAGATCGAAAATTTATACATTCTTCCCGCTTCTCAAACACGTGACAAAGATGCACTCAGTAAAGAGGGTGTAGGACGTGTAATCGATGAATTGAAAAAAATGGGCTTTGAATATATCGTTTGCGACTCACCTGCTGGTATCGAAACAGGTGCATTGATGGCTGCTTATTTTGCCGATGATGCACTCGTGGTCACGAACCCTGAAGTCTCTTCTGTACGTGATTCAGACCGTATTCTTGGTATTCTTAGTGCTAAAACAAAACGTGCTGAAGAAGGTGTCGAGCCTGTCAAAGAATTCCTTGTGTTAACTCGTTATAATCCTAAACGCGTTGAAGACGGTGAAATGCTTTCAATAAAAGATATTGAGGACATTCTCCATATCGATTTAATCGGCGTTATTCCAGAGTCTGAGAACATTCTTTTGGCTTCTAACACAGGGACACCTGCTATTTTGCTGAAAGATACGGATGTATCTGAAGCCTATTCGGATATTGTGGCTCGCTACCTTGGTGAACAGCGTCCAATGCGTTTCACTGAATACGTGAAACCTAGTCTGATGAAACGAATTTTTGGAGGTAAATAA
- the hemE gene encoding uroporphyrinogen decarboxylase, protein MTQLKNDVFLRALLRQPVPYTPVWLMRQAGRYLPEYRETRAKAGSFLGLAKNPELACEVTVQPIERYPLDAAILFSDILMIPDAMGLGLSFVAGEGPQFSHPVNHEEAVAKLAVPDMQEMQYVFDAVKLIRHELNGRVPLIGFAGSPWTVACYMVEGGSSKEYATIKTMMYSRPDLLHRILQITAKTTCEYLNAQIHAGVQAVMIFDSWGGALADTYYQKFSLAYMKQIVDGLDRHYQGQTIPVIVFTKGGGLWLEDIAQSGCDAIGVDWTVNLSQARQRVQDAVALQGNIDPMCLFADEQAIRAEARRVIDDFGVVGKGGHVFNLGHGISQHTDPEKVAALIDEVHEYSRAMHK, encoded by the coding sequence ATGACCCAGCTTAAAAATGATGTTTTTTTAAGAGCTTTGTTACGCCAACCTGTACCTTATACGCCAGTATGGCTAATGCGTCAGGCAGGACGTTATCTACCTGAATATCGTGAAACACGTGCTAAAGCTGGTTCATTCTTGGGTTTGGCAAAAAATCCTGAATTGGCTTGTGAAGTGACGGTACAGCCTATTGAACGTTATCCATTAGATGCGGCTATTTTATTTTCTGATATTTTAATGATTCCTGATGCCATGGGCTTGGGCTTATCATTTGTGGCAGGCGAAGGCCCCCAATTTTCTCACCCTGTTAATCATGAAGAAGCTGTTGCGAAACTGGCGGTGCCTGATATGCAAGAAATGCAATATGTTTTTGATGCGGTCAAGCTTATCCGTCACGAATTAAACGGTCGTGTTCCATTGATTGGTTTTGCAGGAAGTCCTTGGACAGTCGCTTGTTATATGGTTGAGGGCGGTTCATCAAAAGAGTACGCAACGATTAAAACGATGATGTATTCAAGGCCAGATTTATTGCATCGAATTTTACAAATTACAGCAAAAACGACGTGTGAATACTTAAATGCACAGATTCATGCGGGTGTTCAAGCGGTCATGATTTTTGATAGTTGGGGAGGTGCATTAGCCGATACCTATTATCAGAAGTTTTCATTGGCGTATATGAAACAAATTGTCGATGGTTTGGATCGTCATTATCAAGGGCAAACTATTCCTGTTATTGTATTTACCAAAGGTGGTGGCCTATGGTTGGAAGACATTGCACAATCAGGTTGTGATGCAATTGGTGTGGACTGGACGGTTAATTTATCTCAAGCACGTCAACGTGTTCAAGATGCAGTCGCCTTACAAGGAAATATTGATCCGATGTGCTTGTTTGCTGATGAACAGGCTATTCGAGCTGAAGCACGCCGTGTGATCGATGATTTTGGTGTGGTAGGCAAAGGTGGACATGTATTTAATTTGGGACATGGCATTTCTCAACATACCGATCCAGAAAAAGTAGCCGCATTGATTGACGAGGTTCATGAGTATAGTCGTGCGATGCACAAGTAA
- a CDS encoding primosomal protein N', translating into MKWVEVVLDVPLRNRFVYRCSDERTAVGYRVLVPFGHRTLVGIIVDMPTQIDFPEDQIKDVIQVITDLPPFDHHWIAFSKFAAKYYQRPLGEVMVSSLPAPLRKAIAYQDKLAEKSPVYRADKSQEKKIKQLIQTYTETAPAFVLNDEQERAVNVVLQEKNAHTYLLFGVTGSGKTEVYLRLIQNCLEQGKQALFLVPEINLTPQFESQLRKRLGNIVKQNEIAVLHSNLSEGQRVKTWSDAQRGNIKLLLGTRLSIFSPLFNLGLIVVDEEHDLSYKQQEGIRYSARDLAVYRGRQLDIPVVLGSATPSLESWHNAMTGKYQLLELKQRAVSACLPEIKLVPTRKDQMQGGFSLTCLHEIDACLSRKEQVLVFINRRGYAPVLTCSSCEWVSECPNCTAYMVLHQSSSGKYLQCHHCGHRQQVPFKCPDCGNIDLITLGYGTQKVTEFLQQRYPQAKVVRIDADSTRQKGSAQALFEQVHHHEVDILVGTQMITKGHDFKTVGAVIVLGADFGLFSADFRSSERLFDQLIQVSGRAGRHQQGSNVWIQTDYPHHMLYQNLIKHDYVGFSKTLLEEREEAMLPPFSYQCLLLSQDKHLDKVLAFLTDVKQSFEQEAVGEFAKIECYDPVPLKLMRVDNIERAQLLIESMSRPLLQTFFSSFILTIEKLAKKHKVKYVLEVDPQSI; encoded by the coding sequence ATGAAGTGGGTAGAAGTCGTTCTGGATGTGCCATTAAGAAATCGCTTTGTGTATCGTTGCAGTGATGAACGAACGGCGGTGGGATATCGAGTATTGGTGCCGTTTGGACACAGAACACTGGTGGGTATTATTGTGGATATGCCTACGCAGATTGACTTCCCAGAAGATCAGATTAAAGATGTGATTCAAGTGATCACGGATTTGCCACCCTTTGATCATCATTGGATCGCTTTTTCAAAATTTGCCGCGAAGTATTATCAACGTCCTTTGGGCGAGGTGATGGTTTCTAGCTTGCCAGCACCGTTAAGAAAGGCGATAGCTTATCAAGATAAGTTAGCTGAAAAAAGTCCTGTTTACCGTGCGGATAAATCGCAAGAAAAAAAGATTAAACAATTAATCCAGACCTACACAGAAACGGCACCAGCGTTTGTTTTGAATGATGAGCAAGAACGTGCCGTGAATGTCGTGCTACAAGAAAAAAATGCCCATACTTATCTTTTGTTTGGCGTGACAGGAAGCGGTAAAACAGAGGTGTATTTGCGATTAATCCAAAACTGTTTAGAACAAGGTAAGCAGGCCTTGTTTTTAGTGCCTGAAATTAATCTCACCCCTCAATTTGAAAGCCAGTTAAGAAAAAGATTGGGAAATATCGTCAAACAAAATGAAATTGCGGTGTTGCATAGTAATCTTTCTGAGGGACAAAGGGTTAAAACATGGTCGGATGCACAAAGGGGCAATATTAAGTTATTACTAGGCACGAGATTATCTATTTTTTCACCTTTGTTTAATTTAGGTTTAATCGTGGTGGATGAGGAACATGATCTGTCTTACAAACAACAAGAGGGGATACGTTATTCAGCTAGGGATTTAGCGGTTTATCGCGGTAGGCAATTAGACATTCCAGTGGTGTTGGGTTCTGCAACTCCCTCATTGGAATCGTGGCATAATGCGATGACGGGGAAGTATCAATTATTGGAACTAAAACAAAGGGCCGTATCGGCTTGTTTGCCTGAAATTAAGTTGGTGCCTACTCGTAAAGACCAGATGCAAGGCGGTTTTTCTTTAACGTGTTTGCATGAGATAGATGCGTGTTTGTCGCGAAAAGAACAAGTGCTGGTATTTATCAATCGGCGTGGATATGCCCCTGTATTAACGTGTTCAAGCTGTGAGTGGGTGAGCGAATGCCCTAATTGTACGGCTTATATGGTGCTACATCAGTCGTCTTCAGGCAAGTATTTACAGTGCCATCATTGTGGTCATCGTCAACAAGTACCATTTAAATGCCCTGATTGCGGGAATATTGATTTAATCACATTGGGCTACGGTACTCAAAAAGTAACTGAATTTTTACAACAACGTTATCCCCAAGCAAAAGTCGTGAGAATTGATGCAGATAGTACGCGTCAAAAAGGCAGTGCTCAAGCCCTATTTGAACAGGTTCATCATCATGAAGTGGATATTTTGGTCGGCACTCAGATGATTACAAAAGGTCATGATTTTAAAACGGTTGGAGCGGTGATAGTGTTAGGGGCGGATTTTGGTTTGTTCAGTGCAGACTTTCGATCTTCAGAAAGACTTTTTGATCAACTAATCCAAGTATCAGGCCGTGCAGGAAGACATCAACAGGGTTCTAACGTCTGGATTCAAACAGATTATCCTCATCATATGTTATATCAGAACTTAATCAAACATGATTATGTTGGGTTTTCAAAGACGTTGTTGGAAGAACGAGAAGAGGCAATGTTACCTCCTTTTTCTTATCAATGTTTGTTGTTGTCCCAAGATAAACATTTAGACAAAGTCTTGGCATTTTTGACAGATGTAAAACAATCGTTTGAACAAGAGGCGGTGGGTGAGTTTGCAAAGATTGAATGTTATGATCCCGTACCGCTAAAACTGATGCGTGTGGATAATATTGAACGTGCACAATTGTTGATAGAATCTATGTCTCGCCCTTTGTTACAAACATTTTTCTCGTCATTCATTTTAACCATCGAA